The genomic segment AAGTAACGAATTGGTTCTCAAGGTACGCACTTTTTCAGTAGGTATTTTGCATTTAAGATGGGTTCGGACCGAAAGATGGAGTGCTTGTTATTTCTTTAATGATCCGCTTTTGAAGTTGGCAATGAACTCCATTACTTTTTGTGTGGCTCCCGCTTTTTGCTGAACATAATCACGACAGGCAGAAGCGCTTTTTTGCCACGTGGAACTATTTTTTTCAAAGTCATTAAAAACCATTTGCAATTGCTCAAAATTATTGATGCTGAATGCCCCACCAATTTCAATCAGATCAATTGCTTCCTGAAACCTTTTGTAATTGGGTCCGAAGATCACTGGAATTCCATACGCAGCAGCTTCAGGCACATTGTGGATGCCAACCCCAAATCCACCGCCAATATAAGCGTAGCGTCCGTAGCGGTAAAGTTTTGAAAGCATCCCAATGCTGTCTATGATCAACACCTGTTTTTGAACCAGGTCAGCAGGTTCGGCCTGTGAGTATCTGATTGCGATCCCAGGGAATAGTTTCTCAACGGATTGCAGATGGGCTTCATGAATTTCGTGTGGAGCAATGATTAATTTGAACTTAGCAGGATTCTTATGAAAAAGCCTCGCAAGCAAATCCTCATCAACAGGCCAGGAACTGCCGGCAATTATTACTTCATGATGCCCTGCGACAAATGCTTCAATCACAGGAATTAATACCACTTCGTTTACAATTTTCATCACGCGGTCAAAACGGGTATCGCCTGCAACTGTAACCTGATTAATGCCATTTTTTTTCAGCAGGTTTGCGGACTGCTGGTTCTGAACAAAATAATGAGTGACTTGCTCCAGGTTCTTCAAAAACCTTTTACCATACCATTGAAAGAAATATTGCTCCGGCCTGAAATTTGCCGAAAGGACAAATAATGGAGTCCGCCGCTGAATGATTTCGTGCATGAAATTATGCCAGTATTCATATTTCACAAAAATCACCATTGATGGGTTCGCAGCTGTAACAAAGCGTTTTGCTTTTGAAGGAGTATCGGCCGGGAGATAGCATACGAAATCAGCATGCTCGTAATTTTGCCGGACTTCAAAGCCCGAAGGCGAGAAGAAAGTAAGTAAAATTTTATATTCAGGTTGATGTTTTTTGAATGCCTCAATTACCGGCCTGCCTTGCTCAAACTCACCCAATGAGGCACAGTGAAACCAGGCTAATGGCTGCTGATTGCTTTTTAAAAGGCTTAGTGTCTTATAAAGCTGTTTGCGACCCCTCAGCCATCGCCGGGCTTTAGGTTTAAATATGGCGGCGATATGAACAGCCAGCAAATAAAATTGTATGCTGAAATTATACAGGTGGCGCATTGACTCTAGTAATAGTAATAGGCCTGTGGGGAGCGCTTGATCAATGGTAAAACCCAGCCTAATCGAATGCCCCATAAACTATCGAATCGTTTTTGGGTATCAGCTTGCATATGGTCGAAATCAAATGGCCGCCTTGATTTTGTCCATGCTTGTGTGAACTCTAAGCCGATATGGAAATTGACTGTACGGTTATTACCGAAATGTACGTAACCAATAAACTGACTGATGGAAAGACCGTTCGTCAGGCGGTCATAACCTTTCTTGTAATCATCACGCAACTGCGGTACATTGTTCTCACTTATTTCGATCCGGATTTTATGCTGCAGTATGCCTAGCCCGCCAAGTAGCATCAATCCTGAATTTGGGTTCGGGCCAACAACCGGAATAATCCCTCCGAAACGGGCGCTAATGTTAAATCCACGCTGATGAAAAAAAACTCCGGCAAAGGTTCCGCCTTCTGAGATCACATATCCCTCACTGGAGGCGATCAATTTCAGGTACTCATCTGAATTTTTTACATTTTCACTGAACAGGAACCCGCCTTCGACCCCGGCCAGGAGGTTTGATTTGAACTTGTAAAGAAACCCACCGCCAATCATTGAGTTATTCCCAAACCGCTCAGCCAGGTCGTGTCCCGGCATCTGGAAGGCATAGTAAGCATTGAACAAAGGGAAACTGGCTTTCTCTTCACTAATTTTCACCTGTGCAAGGCCAGGCAGCGGTGAGAGTAACACCAAACAAAATGCAATAAGTGTATTTGAAAATTTCATGTGGTGGAGGGTAGAGATAAAGTAAACGCAAAAATAAACAAATAGGTATTACAAGCTGCACTAAATGGCGGTAGCTTCCGTTACAAACAAGATTCATTATCTTTGCCAGGCTCTAATTCACTGATTATTCTTCTCAATCCTCAATTAACACGATGAACAAAATTAACATGGTTGACCTTCGCGGTCAGTACGAAAAAATCAAACCCGAAATTGACGCTTCAATTATGGAAGTAATTGACTCAGTGGCATTCATCAATGGCCCTGCAGTGAAAAAATGCCAGGAATCATTGGAAAACTACCTGGGTGTGAAACACGTGATCCCCTGTGCCAATGGTACCGATGCTTTGCAGGTTTCCATGATGGCTTTGGGTCTGAAACCCGGCGATGAAGTAATCACCGCTTCATTTACATTTATTGCAACCGCCGAGGTTATTGCCTTGCTTGGCCTCACCCCGGTTTTTGCCGATGTTGACCCCGATACCTTCAACATTGTTCCAGAAGATATTGAGCGTCGCATTAGTCCCCGAACCAAAGCCATTGTGCCGGTGCATTTATTCGGCCAAAACGCCGATATGGAAAAAATCATGCAGATTGCCGAAAAACATAATTTGTATGTGATCGAAGACAATTGCCAGGCCATCGGCGCTGATTTTATTTTCAGCAATGGTACGGTTCAGAAAGCTGGAACTATCGGAACCATTGGAACAACCTCATTTTTCCCTTCCAAGAACCTAGGATGTTATGGAGATGGTGGCGCTATTTTTACTAACGATGATGATTTGGCTAAGAAGCTTCGCAGTGTTGTGAACCACGGCATGACGGTTCGTTACTACCACGATGACATTGGTGTGAATTCCAGGCTCGACAGTGTGCAGGCAGCCGTGCTTAACGTGAAGCTGAAACACCTGGATGATTTTGCAGCCGCCAGGCAGAAAGCCGCCAATTATTACAACAACGCTTTCAGAGAAAACAAGCATTTGCAGATTCCTGCCAGGGCTGATTTTTCCACCCATGTTTTCCATCAGTACACGCTGAAGCTTTATGATTTGGATCGCACAGCATTGCAGGAACATTTGATGAGTAAAGGCATTCCGGCCATGATCTATTATCCCGTTCCGATCCATTTGCAAAAGGCTTTTGAACAATACGGCTTCAAAGAAGGCGATTTACCGGTTACAGAAGATTTATGCTCAAGGGTGATTTCACTGCCCATGCATACCGAGCTGGATGAAGAACAACTGGAATTTATTACTTCGGCGGTGCTCGAGTTTGTAAATATGGAATAATGGAGTGATGGAGTAATGTAGTGATGTGTGGCTTTTCCCATTACTCCAATACTCCAACACTCCAAATGATTTGAAGCAAGTGATGAAAAATAAGCAGGGGTAGTTTAATTGAATCAAAACCAAAATCAAATGGACAAAGAATACTTCGCACACGAAACCGCCGTCATTGACAAAGGCTGCAAAATCGGCAGAGGCACAAAGATCTGGCATTTCAGCCATATCATGCCCAATTGTGAGATAGGCGAGAACTGCAATATCGGGCAAAACGTAGTTGTATCGCCCGAAGTGGTGTTGGGTCGTAATGTGAAGGTTCAAAACAACGTAAGTATTTATACCGGTGTGGTTTGCGAGGATGATGTTTTTCTGGGCCCTTCCATGGTTTTTACAAATATTGTGAACCCGCGCAGCGCGGTGATACGTCGTGGTGAATATGTACGGACATTTGTTAAAAAAGGCGCTTCTATCGGAGCCAACGCCACCATTGTTTGTGGGCATGATATAGGCGAGTTTTCTTTTATTGGTGCAGGTGCTGTAGTTACAAAAGAAGTGCTGCCCTATGCGTTGGTTGTTGGCAATCCTGCCCGCCATGTTGGCTGGATGAGCGAGTTCGGCCATCGCCTGCATTTTGATGAAAACGGTATTGCCGTTTGCCCTGAAAGCAAGGAAAGATACGAGTTGAAGAATGACCGGGTAAGAAAGATCGGATAGTTTTATGACTCTGATTCGTTAAGCAGCAATTTCTTTACAAATTAGAAGTTGTATTTCTAATTTGTAAAACCTACTTTTGCAACATGATCTCTCGAAGCATAAAAAAGCGGATTCAATCGCTCGAAGGTAAGTACCCGGTTATTTCTGTTACCGGGCCGCGTCAATCGGGGAAAACGACCCTCGTAAAGGCGATTTTTAAAGATTTTCATTATGCCAATCTTGAAGACATAAGCACACGGGAATATGCTCTCACTGATCCAAAAGGGTTTTTGAAAGCTTTTG from the Bacteroidales bacterium genome contains:
- a CDS encoding 3-deoxy-D-manno-octulosonic acid transferase, translating into MRHLYNFSIQFYLLAVHIAAIFKPKARRWLRGRKQLYKTLSLLKSNQQPLAWFHCASLGEFEQGRPVIEAFKKHQPEYKILLTFFSPSGFEVRQNYEHADFVCYLPADTPSKAKRFVTAANPSMVIFVKYEYWHNFMHEIIQRRTPLFVLSANFRPEQYFFQWYGKRFLKNLEQVTHYFVQNQQSANLLKKNGINQVTVAGDTRFDRVMKIVNEVVLIPVIEAFVAGHHEVIIAGSSWPVDEDLLARLFHKNPAKFKLIIAPHEIHEAHLQSVEKLFPGIAIRYSQAEPADLVQKQVLIIDSIGMLSKLYRYGRYAYIGGGFGVGIHNVPEAAAYGIPVIFGPNYKRFQEAIDLIEIGGAFSINNFEQLQMVFNDFEKNSSTWQKSASACRDYVQQKAGATQKVMEFIANFKSGSLKK
- a CDS encoding DegT/DnrJ/EryC1/StrS family aminotransferase is translated as MNKINMVDLRGQYEKIKPEIDASIMEVIDSVAFINGPAVKKCQESLENYLGVKHVIPCANGTDALQVSMMALGLKPGDEVITASFTFIATAEVIALLGLTPVFADVDPDTFNIVPEDIERRISPRTKAIVPVHLFGQNADMEKIMQIAEKHNLYVIEDNCQAIGADFIFSNGTVQKAGTIGTIGTTSFFPSKNLGCYGDGGAIFTNDDDLAKKLRSVVNHGMTVRYYHDDIGVNSRLDSVQAAVLNVKLKHLDDFAAARQKAANYYNNAFRENKHLQIPARADFSTHVFHQYTLKLYDLDRTALQEHLMSKGIPAMIYYPVPIHLQKAFEQYGFKEGDLPVTEDLCSRVISLPMHTELDEEQLEFITSAVLEFVNME
- a CDS encoding N-acetyltransferase yields the protein MDKEYFAHETAVIDKGCKIGRGTKIWHFSHIMPNCEIGENCNIGQNVVVSPEVVLGRNVKVQNNVSIYTGVVCEDDVFLGPSMVFTNIVNPRSAVIRRGEYVRTFVKKGASIGANATIVCGHDIGEFSFIGAGAVVTKEVLPYALVVGNPARHVGWMSEFGHRLHFDENGIAVCPESKERYELKNDRVRKIG